A genomic region of Seriola aureovittata isolate HTS-2021-v1 ecotype China chromosome 21, ASM2101889v1, whole genome shotgun sequence contains the following coding sequences:
- the mmp21 gene encoding matrix metallopeptidase-21, with the protein MLTSIQLIVLLFWTNISSADAEKLFHNRDHSDVQTLNSHQAEVITDKYGFMKPVNWEEIQFEDSHTSFSGDFLDDLQATIQEGASVPHSRDAPQDDYMIPTESEAFASALKEFQKVSGLPVTGVFDEATKVAMNKPRCGVPDTEIDLNTAVAAENSSASDIENSPGDTYETDSNNTATNIISDTAFGAANSSEDDIFNFNDTESVLTGISNDTSMNYTEEFNSFDVASLNSSHDIIMDSQKVNISANQQQSEAVRRRKRHLAALVSKSRRKRDLGETGYMAFSKKVLKWRLIGEGYSSQLTVEEQRYIFRLAFRMWSEVSPLEFVEDTRSPLEDIDIRLGFGTGRHLGCNQRFDGTGQEFAHAWFLGDIHFDDDEHFTAPNAGSGISLLKVAVHEIGHVLGLPHIYRPGSIMQPSYLPHESVFEMDWMDRKAIQHLYGGCKGRFNTVFDWIRREKTPYGEVVIRFNTYFMRDGWYWLYENRNNRTRYGDPVALQIGWRGVPLDGVDACVHVWSRKRDAVYFFRGTQFWRYDSENDGVFTQDPEGHRYPRLISEGFPGVPSPIDTAFYDRRDSHIYFFKNRLVYAFDVEANSLARGFPKNIRDVFPPVVSGDHPDGNIDAAYFSYTHNAIFLLKGARFWQVVGSRDRWRWLFLPRNGLLPHKEVDQHWFDICNVHPTALKLTR; encoded by the exons ATGCTGACTTCTATCCAGCTGATAGTTTTGCTTTTTTGGACCAACATTAGCTCAGCTGATGCAGAGAAACTTTTCCACAATCGTGATCATTCTGATGTGCAAACCCTTAATTCTCACCAGGCTGAGGTTATAACAGACAA ATATGGATTCATGAAGCCAGTGAACTGGGAGGAGATCCAATTTGAAGATTCCCACACCAGCTTCAGTGGCGACTTCCTCGATGATCTTCAAGCCACGATTCAGGAGGGGGCCTCGGTGCCTCATTCAAGGGATGCTCCTCAAGATGACTACATGATACCAACTGAGAGTGAAGCTTTTGCTTCAGCACTTAAAGAGTTTCAGAAGGTATCGGGCCTGCCTGTCACAGGTGTGTTTGATGAGGCCACCAAGGTGGCAATGAACAAACCAAGGTGTGGGGTACCTGACACGGAGATTGACCTGAATACGGCTGTAGCAGCTGAGAACAGTAGTGCCTCAGATATCGAAAACAGCCCTGGTGACACTTACGAGACTGATAGTAACAACACAGCGACTAATATAATCAGCGACACTGCTTTTGGTGCTGCGAACTCCTCTGAAGATGACATATTCAATTTTAATGACACAGAAAGTGTCCTCACAGGCATTTCCAATGACACCAGCATGAATTACACAGAAGAATTTAACTCTTTTGATGTCGCCTCTCTAAACAGCTCACATGATATCATCATGGACAGTCAGAAGGTAAATATCAGTGCGAACCAACAACAGAGCGAAGCGGTGCGGCGCAGGAAACGTCACCTTGCTGCTCTTGTATCCAAAAGCAGGCGCAAGAGAGATTTGGGCGAGACTGGCTACATGGCCTTTTCTAAGAAAGTGCTGAAATGGAGACTTATAGGAGAAGGCTACAGCAGTCAGCTGACTGTGGAAGAGCAGAGGTACATCTTCAGACTGGCCTTCCGGATGTGGAGCGAGGTGTCTCCGCTGGAATTTGTGGAGGACACTCGTTCCCCGCTGGAGGACATCGACATCAGGCTGGGCTTTGGTACAG GAAGACATCTTGGATGCAATCAGAGGTTTGATGGCACTGGTCAAGAGTTTGCCCACGCCTGGTTCCTGGGTGATATAcactttgatgatgatgaacatttCACTGCTCCCAATGCGGGCAGTGGGATCAGTCTTCTCAAA GTGGCGGTTCATGAGATCGGACACGTCTTGGGTCTCCCCCACATATACAGACCTGGATCTATAATGCAGCCCAGCTATCTGCCACATGAGTCTGTCTTTGAGATGGACTGGATGGACAGGAAAGCCATACAGCACCTCTATG GGGGCTGTAAGGGTCGGTTCAACACAGTGTTCGATTGGATCAGAAGGGAGAAGACGCCCTACGGGGAGGTGGTCATCCGCTTTAACACCTATTTCATGAGAGACGGCTGGTATTGGCTGTATGAGAACAGAAATAACCGGACACGCTATGGTGATCCAGTTGCACTGCAGATCGGCTGGCGTGGAGTTCCCCTGGACGGAGTGGatgcctgtgtgcatgtgtggtccAGAAAAAGAGATGCTGTTTACTTCTTCAGAG GTACTCAGTTCTGGAGGTATGACAGCGAGAATGACGGGGTATTCACGCAGGACCCAGAAGGTCACCGCTATCCGAGGTTGATCTCTGAAGGTTTCCCAGGGGTGCCCAGTCCTATCGACACGGCCTTTTATGACAGGAGGGACTCCCACATCTACTTCTTCAAAAACAGGCTT GTGTATGCATTCGACGTTGAAGCCAACAGCTTGGCAAGAGGCTTCCCCAAAAACATCAGAGATGTTTTCCCTCCGGTGGTGAGCGGAGACCATCCAGATGGCAACATTGATGCTGCCTACTTCTCCTACACCCACAATGCCATCTTTCTACTCAAGGGCGCGCGCTTCTGGCAGGTGGTGGGCAGCCGTGATCGCTGGCGCTGGCTCTTTCTGCCACGGAATGGCCTGCTGCCACACAAGGAGGTGGATCAGCACTGGTTCGACATCTGCAACGTTCATCCCACCGCACTCAAACTAACCCGCTGA
- the uros gene encoding uroporphyrinogen-III synthase has protein sequence MHVLLLKEPRDGDSGPDPYIKELASHGHKATLIPVLSFKFVSLNTLSDKLFQPEKHGGLIFTSPRAVEAVKMCLEAEERREEWKSSVKDKWNAKAIYVVGKATAALVRNLGLNPLGEDTGTAEVLSRVIIEREDTNIPPLFFPCGSIKREVLPTALRENGVPLETLTVYQTAEHPDLEKNLKNYFTEQGTPASVAFFSPSGVKFCLEVVRRLSGEHLTQIKFAAIGPTTQDAMTAEGLSVSCAAEKPTAEHLAAAIAKALQ, from the exons ATGCATGTGCTGCTGCTCAAAGAGCCAAGAGATGGAGACTCTGGACCTGATCCTTACATCAAG GAGCTGGCGTCACATGGTCATAAAGCCACCCTAATTCCCGTGCTGTCTTTTAAGTTTGTCTCATTAAACACCTTGTCAGATAAG CTTTTCCAACCAGAAAAACACGGAGGCCTTATATTTACCAGTCCAAGAGCAGTGGAGGCTGTAAAGATGTGCTTGGAAGCAGAGGAAAGAAGGGAAG AGTGGAAAAGCTCTGTGAAAGATAAATGGAACGCCAAGGCCATATATGTGGTTGGGAAGGCAACTGCTGCATTAG TAAGAAATCTGGGTCTGAACCCTTTGGGTGAAGACACAGGGACAGCAGAGGTCTTATCACGTGTTATCATTGAAC GAGAGGACACAAATATTCCaccactttttttcccctgtggcTCAATCAAAAGGGAAGTCTTGCCCACGGCTTTAAGGGAAAATG GAGTGCCTCTGGAGACGCTGACTGTCTATCAGACAGCTGAACATCCAGATCTGGAGAAAAATCTAAAGAACTATTTCACAGAGCAG ggCACTCCGGCTAGCGTAGCTTTCTTCAGCCCATCAGGAGTGAAGTTTTGCCTAGAAGTCGTGCGGAGGCTGTCAGGTGAACACCTGACTCAAATAAAG TTTGCAGCAATAGGGCCTACTACACAAGACGCAATGACAGCAGAAGGCCTGAGTGTCAGCTGTGCTGCAGAAAAGCCAACAGCCGAACACCTGGCAGCAGCGATAGCAAAAGCTCTACAGTAA
- the bccip gene encoding protein BCCIP homolog, protein MASSAKRRAVGLGENPGESDNSSDENPEEDDESGEEDSEASEEEINEEVIVDFEAHAISHSDFNGIKKLLQQLFLKAHVNTSEMTDIIVQQNHVGSVIRQAEVPEDSDDDDPDEVFGFITMLNLTERKGVQCVEEVKELIVDQCEKNATHSVTEQLEHILNDTSKPVGLLLSERFINVPPQIALPLHKQLQEEITEAQRTNKPSGKCHYCLMISKTCKEATKSIPARGGTPKEEYMFVNAEEEFFYEQAIMKFHYSVQEEADSCLSGRWSFDDVPMKPFRTVMLIPADRMPVIMDKLKEYLTV, encoded by the exons ATGGCTTCATCAGCTAAGAGGAGAGCAGTAGGTTTGGGTGAAAATCCCGGGGAAAGTGACAATAGCTCCGATGAGAATCCGGAGGAGGATGATGAATCCGGGGAGGAGGACAGCGAGGCATCAGAGGAAGAGATCAATGag GAGGTCATTGTGGACTTCGAAGCCCACGCCATTTCACACAGCGACTTCAATGGTATCAAGAAACTGCTGCAACAG CTCTTCCTGAAGGCCCATGTAAATACATCAGAGATGACAGACATCATCGTTCAACAGAATCATGTTGGAAGTGTCATCAGG CAAGCTGAGGTACCAGAGGACAGTGACGACGATGATCCAGATGAAGTGTTTGGATTCATCACTATGCTCAACCTAACAGAGAGAAAG GGTGTGCAGTGcgtggaggaggtgaaggagctgATCGTGGATCAGTGTGAGAAGAACGCTACCCACAGCGTGACAGAGCAGCTAGAGCACATCCTCAATGACACCAGCAAGCCTGTGGGGCTGCTGCTGAGCGAGCGCTTCATCAACGTACCCCCACAGATCGCCCTTCCACTGCACAAACAGCTCCA AGAAGAAATCACTGAAGCTCAGAGGACGAACAAGCCCAGTGGGAAGTGTCACTATTGTCTGATGATCAGCAAGACCTGCAAAGAGGCAACCAAGAGTATCCCAGCCAGAGGAGGCACGCCCAAAGAGGAATACATGTTTGTCAATGCAGAGGAGGAATTCTTCTATGAG CAAGCCATCATGAAGTTCCACTACTCGGTCCAGGAGGAGGCAGACTCCTGTTTGAGCGGCAGGTGGTCGTTCGACGACGTCCCCATGAAGCCGTTCAGGACAGTGATGCTGATACCAGCCGACAGAATGCCTGTCATCATGGACAAACTCAAAGAATACCTAACTGTGTGA
- the dhx32a gene encoding DEAD/H (Asp-Glu-Ala-Asp/His) box polypeptide 32a, with the protein MSGENNPAEPDVNLESEDCPGEDVPGFGDDLELNQFDGLPFSSRYYKLLKERKTLPVWEVRQEFEDALVNNQLVIVCGTAKTGRSTQIPQWCAEFCLSAQYQHGMVVCTQTNRQQAVDLALRVADEMDVNIGHEVGYTIPLETCCSSDTVLRYCTDDMLLREMMSDPFLEHYGAIVIDQAHERTVSTDILLGLLKDILLQRPDLRVVVLAVPPMTDKLLGHYGSVPLISLEASCPAEVVHSSSGNKDYFYSALRLVLEIHRTKEDGDAVVFFASAEEVHCAQSILQREGTRLGADLGEMVPVVLHPSQGGLLPFLTKQPGPDRSRRVFLSTQQGEDIWWATESVNFVIDTGVQKKLVYNPRIRANSEILRPISQCQADVRKQLSGPTGKCFCLYPEESQLPAENSPLILESNITPTVLFLKRIEIAGLGQCDFIDRPDPEGLMQALEELDYLAALDDDGNLSEIGIIMSEIPLEPQMAKALLASCEFDCVSEMLTIAAMLSAPSCFLKPPASMTHEAVQCHRKFQHPEGDHFTLINIYNAFKQSQREQYFSVEKWCQDYFLDHSALKTAEAIRSELTDTLNRIELPISDPSFGTKTNTLNVKRALLAGFFMQIARDVDGSGNYFILTHKHMAQVHPLSSYGAQSQKLGLPEWVVFHEYTLSENNCMRTVSEISPQVFIQMAPLYFFYNLPPSESKDILQDLLEPDGSRKCKDEKQKTAAAGGDASGGCAVMPQTYDRCVIQ; encoded by the exons ATGTCGGGGGAAAATAATCCAGCGGAGCCAGACGTTAACCTTGAAAGTGAAGACTGTCCCGGGGAAGATGTACCCGGCTTTGGAGATGATCTGGAGTTAAATCAGTTCGATGGACTGCCCTTTTCCTCGCGTTACTACAAATTACTAAAAGAGAGGAAGACTCTTCCTGTGTGGGAGGTCAGGCAAGAGTTTGAGGATGCTCTGGTAAACAACCAGCTGGTTATTGTGTGCGGGACCGCAAAGACTGGGAGGAGTACACAG ATCCCTCAGTGGTGCGCGGAGTTCTGCCTGTCGGCCCAGTACCAGCACGGCATGGTGGTGTGCACGCAGACCAACAGGCAGCAGGCTGTAGATCTGGCCTTGCGTGTGGCTGATGAAATGGACGTCAACATAGGCCATGAAGTGGGTTACACCATCCCTCTGGAAACTTGCTGCTCCTCCGACACTGTTCTGAG ATATTGCACTGATGATATGCTGCTGAGAGAGATGATGTCAGACCCTTTTCTGGAGCACTATGGGGCCATTGTTATCGACCAGGCCCACGAGAGGACAGTTAGCACAGACATACTACTAGGTCTCCTCAAGGACATCCTGCTGCAGAGGCCTGACCTCAGGGTGGTGGTCCTCGCCGTCCCGCCCATGACCGACAAGCTGCTGGGCCACTACGGCAGCGTCCCTCTCATCAGTCTGGAGGCCTCGTGTCCTGCTGAAGTCGtccacagcagcagcggcaACAAAGACTACTTCTACTCGGCACTGAGACTGGTGCTGGAGATCCATCGAACCAAAGAGGACGgagatgctgttgtgttttttgccTCAGCTGAG GAGGTCCACTGCGCCCAAAGCATCCTCCAGAGAGAGGGCACTAGGCTGGGAGCGGACTTGGGCGAGATGGTGCCTGTAGTCCTGCACCCGAGCCAGGGAGGGTTACTGCCTTTCCTGACCAAGCAACCGGGCCCCGATAGGTCCAGGAGAGTTTTCCTCTCTACCCAACAGGGGGAGGATATATGGTGGGCTACAGAGTCCGTCAACTTTGTCATTGACACGGGAGTCCAGAAAAAACTG GTGTACAATCCAAGAATAAGAGCCAACTCGGAGATACTCCGACCCATAAGTCAATGTCAGGCAGATGTACGTAAGCAGCTGTCTGGGCCAACAG GCAAATGTTTCTGCTTGTATCCAGAGGAGAGCCAGCTTCCTGCAGAGAACTCCCCGCTGATCTTGGAGTCCAACATTACACCAACAGTCCTCTTCCTAAAAAGGATAGAGATAGCCGGCCTGGGCCAGTGCGACTTCATCGACAGACCGG ATCCTGAGGGTCTCATGCAGGCGTTagaggagctggactacctcGCCGCTTTGGATGACGATGGAAACTTGTCTGAGATTGGCATCATAATGTCTGAAATCCCCCTGGAGCCTCAGATGGCCAAAGCCCTTCTAGCGTCCTGCGAGTTTGACTGCGTGAGTGAGATGCTGACAATCGCAGCGATGCTGTCAG CGCCAAGCTGCTTCCTGAAGCCCCCTGCCTCCATGACCCACGAGGCCGTCCAGTGTCACAGAAAGTTCCAGCACCCTGAAGGCGACCACTTCACCCTCATAAATATCTACAACGCCTTCAAACAAAGCCAGAGAGAGCAAT actTCAGTGTTGAAAAGTGGTGCCAGGACTATTTCCTGGATcactctgccctgaagacaGCTGAGGCCATTAGATCAGAGTTGACCGACACTTTGAACAGGATCGAGCTTCCCATCTCTGACCCCTCCTTTGGAACCAAGACGAACACCCTCAACGTCAAAAGAGCTCTACTGGCCGGGTTCTTCATGCAG ATCGCTCGAGACGTGGACGGATCAGGGAATTACTTCATTctgacacacaagcacatggcGCAGGTGCACCCGCTCTCCAGCTACGGGGCTCAGTCGCAGAAGCTTGGCCTGCCGGAGTGGGTTGTTTTCCACGAGTACACCCTGTCAGAGAACAACTGCATGAGGACAGTGTCAGAAATTTCCCCTCAAGT GTTCATTCAAATGGCACCACTGTATTTCTTCTACAATCTGCCCCCTAGTGAAAGCAAAGACATACTGCAAGACTTGTTGGAGCCGGATGGATCCAGAAAATGTAAAGATGagaaacaaaaaactgcagctgccGGCGGCGACGCCAGCGGCGGCTGTGCAGTGATGCCGCAGACTTATGACAGATGTGTGATTCAATGA